CTCCACAGAAGGCTTCTGCGTGATCAGCCAATCGGCGAATTTCGTGAGGTCGCGGCGATACGCGTCCAGCGTGTTGCGAGCCAGGCCGTCCTCCAGCCAGAGGGCATCCATGAACTCGTCTATTGCAATCTGGCTTTCCGACATCAAGCGAACATAGCACGTAAAAACGCCACCTGCGGCGAGGTGGCGTCGGGTTCAAACAGGCCTGAAACCGGCGCTCAATCGAGCGTCAGCTTCTGCTTCTTCACCACGTCCTTGTAGACGTCGAACTCGGCCTTGATCTGCTGCGCGAACTGGTCCGGCGTGTTGGCCACGATGATCGAGCCGGTGTCCTCGATGCGCTTGCGCACGGCCGGATCTTCCAGCGACTTGCGCGTGGCTTCGTTCAGCTTGTCGACGATATCCTTGGGCATGCCCTTGGGGCCGAGCAAGCCGTAGTAGGCCAAGCGGTTCACCGGCTCCAGCCCCACTTCCTTGAAGGTCGGCACATTCGGCAGTTCCTTCAGGCGCTGGGGCGCGGACACCACGATGGGCACCAGCTTGCCGGCCTTGATGAACGGCAGCGCGGACGGCAGATTGTCGAACATGATCGGCACCTGACCCGCCACCACGTCGTTGAGCGCCGGACCCGCGCCGCGATACGGAATGTGCGTGATGAACGTGCCCGTCAGGCTCTTGTACAGCTCCATCAGCATGTGGCCGATGCCGCCCGTGCCGGACGAACCGTAGGAATACTTGCCGGGGTTCTTCTTGATCTCGGCAATGAAGCCCGCGTAATCCTTGGCCGGGAAATTCGGGTTCACCGCAATGATGTTGGGCGTCGCCGCGATGTTGATGATCGGCGTGAAATCCGTGATCGGGTTGTAAGGCGTCTTGGTGTTGATCGCGGGATTGGCCGCCGTCGTCGACACCGTTGCCACGCCGAGCGAGTAGCCATCGGGTGCGGCGCGCGCGGTTTCAGTCGCACCGATCAGGCCACCACCGCCGCCCTTGTTGTCCACCACCACGGGCTGGCCCAGCACCTTGCCGAGCGGGTCCGAGATCACGCGACCGATGATGTCGGTTGTTCCTCCGGGAGCGAACGGAACCACCAGGCGAATGGGTTTGCTGGGATATCCGTCAGCGAATGATGTGCCTGCGGCCATTGTGAGAGCCAGAGCCATCAAGTGTCGGCGTTGCATATAAGAAACTCCTCACATTCGAAACATGGAATTGAAAGGGAATGCTAATCGCTGCAGCGCACAACGGGGTTGCCTTTTTGGGGCCGAATCCTTGGGGATTTCCCGAGAGATTTTCGGAATGAGTTTCGGATATTGATAGCGCACAACATCAGCGGCTATGCTGCATGCCGTGAACTACGCCCAACTGCTGCTGCCCGATTTTTCGCTGATCCTGCTTGGCTACCTGATCTGCAGGTACACCCTGCTCAACCGCTCGGTGTGGCAGTCGGTGGAGCTGCTGGTGTACTACCTGCTGTTCCCCACGCTGCTGTTCCAGTCGATCCTCAAAAGCCCCATCCACATCCAAGAGGCATCAAGCCTGATCGGCGCTGCGGTCACCTTGGGCGCGCTCGCCATCGCCATGTCGTACTGCCTGCCCTGGGTGCCGGTGCTCGGCAAACATCTGGACCGGCGCGACCACGCAGCCGCCGCCCAGATCGGATTTCGCTTCAACTCCTACATCATGCTCGCACTGTCCGAGCGCATCATCGGCGCGCAAGGGCAACTCATGATGGCCGTGGTGATCGGCATCTGCGTGCCACTGTTCAACATCGCCGCCGTCTGGCCCATGTCGCGCGGCTCCCATCGCGGTTTCGTGGGTGAGCTGGTGCGCAACCCGCTGATCGTCGCAACGATTGCCGGCCTCGCCTGCAACTTCATGGGCCTGTCCATTCCCAAACTGGTCGAGCCCATCTTCACCCGCATCGGATCAGCCTCGCTCGCACTGGGCCTGATGGCCGCAGGCGCGGGTCTTCAACTCGGCGAACTCCAGCGCAACAAGGCACTCACGGTCTCGATCCTCTCCATCCGCCACCTGATCCAGCCCATCATCGCGTTCTTTCTGGCGCGCGCCTTCCGGCTCGATCAGGCGCAGACCATCGTGCTGATCCTGCTCTCCGCATCGCCCACCGCACCATCGGCCTTCGTGCTCGCCGCCCGCATGGGCTACAACGGCCCTTACGTCGCAGGACTGGTGACGCTCTCGACCATGCTCGGTGTGCTCAGCCTGCCGTTTGCTCTGAGCTTGCTTCAGTGAGCAGCAACCCCTTGCGCCAGCGCCCACGCCACATGCTCGCGCACGATGTCACTCGCGTGATCGGCGCGTGCTTGCAGGGCTGCGCGGCTGTCAGCGTCCTCGCCCATCGCCAGCGCATTCCCCATCGCCACCGCAATGTTGCGCAACCAGCGTTCATGGCCGATGCGGCGGATCGGGCTGCCTTCGGTGCGGCGCAGAAACTCAGCTTCGTCCCATGCGAACAAGCGCACCAATGAGTTGCCTTCGAGCCCCGGTCGCACGTCGAAATCCGGCAGCGAACTGCGCTGCGCGAACTTGTTCCATGGACATGCCAGTTGGCAGTCATCACAGCCGTAGATGCGATTGGCCATCAGCGGGCGCAGCGCTTCGGGAATGGCACCCGCGTGCTCGATGGTCAGGTAGGAGATGCAGCGCCGCGCATCGACGGTTCGCTCGCCCACGATGGCCTGCGTCGGGCAGGCCGTCATGCAGGCCGTGCAACTGCCACAGTGCGCGGTGGTCGGCTCGGTGGGTTCGAGCGCCAGATCGACATAGATCTCGCCCAGAAAAAACATCGACCCGGCCTCGCGGTTGAGCACCAGCGTGTGCTTGCCGCGCCAGCCCTGGCCGCTGCGGCTGGCCAGTTCGCATTCGAGCACGGGAGCGGAGTCGGTGAACACGCGGTGCCCCATCGGACCGACCTCCTGCGCGATCCGGTCCGAGAGTTTTTGCAGGCGCGCACGCAGCACCTTGTGATAGTCCCGGCCACGCGCGTACATCGAAACGATGCCTTCCTGCGGGCGTGACAGGCGCTCGAATTCAATCGCTTGCCAGCCTTCGGGAACGGAATCGGGCAGGTAATCCATGCGTGCGGTGATCACGCTCACCGTGCCCGGAACCAGCTCGGCAGGCCGTGCGCGCTTGAGGCCATGCGACTGCATGTAGTGCATCTCGCCATGAAAGCCGCTTTCCAGCCAGCGCAACAAACCTGCTTCAGAAGACGACAAATCCACTCCGGCCACGCCAATTTGGGAAAATCCCAGTTCGCGAGCCCAGAGCTGAATTTGAGGAACGAGTTGACTGCTGCACCACATCACCCGCAAATTGTAGAAACAAGTGCCCCCCCTCCAGCGGAAAAAAGCCCGCTGGATGCGTCGGAGCGCCTTCAAATGCAATGGACCAGCGAGGAAGACACCGATGTTTTCGCTCGCCAACTCGCCGCCTTGCCCGAAACGCGCAATGCCTTCATCACGCTGCATGGCGACCTCGGCGCGGGCAAGACCACCTTTGTGCGCCATCTTTTGCGCGCCCTTGGAGTAACAGGTCGTATCAAAAGCCCGACCTACGCGGTCGTCGAACCGCATCAGGCCAACGGTCTCGACATCTGGCATTTCGACTTCTATCGCTTCAACGATCCGCGTGAACTGGAGGATGCGGGCTTTCGCGACATCTTCGCGAGCCCCGGATTGAAGATCGCGGAATGGCCGGAAAAGGCTGGTTCTCTTACCCCGACTGCTGATATAGCTATTTACATTGAAGCATTGGACGATGAGAAACGACGCGTTACGCTTGAGGCGCGAACTTTTTCCGGCAAAACACTACTCAAGGGTTTGAACGTATGAAAAAGTCGAGACTCACACTCGCATGACATCACCGCTAAGTGCCACACATAAAGGACTTCTCGTGAACGACGAGTCGCCCACCGACAAGGCTTCCACTTCTTCCCGCCGAGCACTGCTCAAGGCGGGCACTCTCGTGCTGCTGCTTGGCACGCAACAGATCGCGCGCGGCGCGTCCATCGTGGCCGTGCGCGTCTGGCCCGCGCAGGACTATTCGCGCGTGGCCATCGAGTCCGACACGAAACTGGTCACCAAGCACACCTTCGTCGAAACGCCGCCGCGCCTTGCCGTCGACATCGAAGGCATCGACCTGAATCCGCAGCTCAAGGAATTGGTCGCCAAGGTGCGCGCCGACGATCCGAACATCGCGGGCATCCGCGTGGGCCAGAACTCGCCCGGCGTGGTCCGCATGGTGATGGACTTGAAGCATGCTGCGCGCCCGCAGGTGTTCACGCTGTCGCCCGTGGCCGCGTACAAGCACCGGCTAGTGTTCGACCTGTATCCCGCGCAGGAACGCGATCCGCTCGAAGCACTGATCGCCGAACGGCTGAACGACCCCAAGGCCACGGTGGCGCAAGCACCCGCGCCCATCGACAAGCCAGCGAACGCGCCGCATGACCCGCTGGGCGACCTGATCGCACAGCGCAGCGAGAAGCCTTTGCAGGACAGGCCGACGGTGGCGATTGCACCGCCGCCAGCACCACTGCCACCCGTGACCGTAGCCCCCACACCAGCGCCCGCGCCGGTCGTGGTTGCCGCTGCGCCACCACCCCCTGCGCCCGTTCCGGCACCGCCTCCTGCTCGCCCACCTGCGCCCGCTCCAGCCCCGGCCAGAGCACCATCGGCACCCGCCGTTGCGCGGGCGACCGACCGGCTGATCATCGTGGCGCTCGATCCCGGTCATGGCGGTGAAGACCCCGGCGCCATCGGCCCGAACGGCACGCGCGAAAAAGACGTGGTGCTGCGCATCGCACACCTGCTGCGCGACCGCATCAATTCGACCACCATCGGCGGCAATCCCATGCGTGCGTTTCTGACGCGCGATGCCGACTTCTTCGTGCCGCTCGGCACCCGCGTGGAAAAGGCGCGTCGCGTGCAGGCCGACCTGTTCGTGAGCATTCATGCCGACGCCTTCACCACGCCCGCAGCCAAGGGCGCGAGCGTGTTTGCGCTCAGCGAACGCGGGGCTTCGAGTTCTGCCGCGCGCTGGTTGGCGAACAAGGAAAACGAGTCCGATCTGATCGGAGGGATGAACGTGACCTCGCAAGATCAGCACGTGCAAAAGGCCTTGCTGGACATGAGCACCACCGCGCAGATCAACGACAGCCTGAAGCTCGGCAACGTGCTGCTCGGCGAGATCGGCGGCTTTGCCAAGCTGCACAAGCCGCGCGTCGAACAGGCCGGGTTCGCGGTGCTCAAAGCGCCCGACATTCCCAGCGTGCTGGTCGAAACCGCCTTCATCAGCAACCCGGATGAAGAGGCCAAGCTGCGTTCTTCGGTATATCAGAACCAACTGGCCGACGCGCTCATGCGCGGCATCACACGCTACTTCGCGAAGAACCCGCCGCTGGCGCGCAGCCGCACGGTGTGACGACGGAAGACGCCTTGTAAAGAAATACAAGCGCTGCGTCACAGCCGGTGACTGGGTCTTTGTCCTACAGAGAGCCGCCTTGGCTCCTGTAGGCTGAAAGCACTCCTTGAACGTTGAATACGCATAGGCCGAATCATCCATCCGGCCTCGTTGAACGGCGCCGCTGATCTCTGCATGCGCCAGTTCACTGCTACCAGAGAAAGGGGTACACACATGAAAAACATCCGCATCATCACCGCCACCATCGTCTGCGCGACCACATTCGGTCTCGTGGGTTGCGCATCGCATCCAAGCAACCGCCAGGTCGGTACCGGCGTTGGAGCCGTAGCGGGCGGTCTGGTGGGCAACGCCGTGTTCGGCGGCCCTGTGGGCACCATCGGCGGTGCAGCCGCTGGCGCTCTGATCGGCAACGAAATCGGCGGACGCCACGACTACGACCGCCGCGGTTATCGTCGCTGATCCGGCGTGGGCTGAATCAAGCCCATCCCATGCAAAAAGCCCCCGATGCCTTGTCGCATCGGGGGCTTTTTGTTGAGTGATTCTGAGCGATCAGCCCTGCGAAGAAGCCGCCTCGCGCTGCTTCTCGGCGCGACCGGCCTTCCACGCACCGAAGATCGCGATCAGGCCCGGCACCAGGATCAGGCCCCAGATGATCTTTTCCAAATTGGCCTTCACCCATTCCATGTTGCCGAAGAAATAACCGGCCGACACAATGCCCAGCACCCAGATCAGCGCCCCCACCACGTTGAACATGGTGAACTTCGCGCGCGTCATGTGCGCCACGCCCGCCACGAACGGCGCGAAGGTGCGGATGAACGGCATGAAGCGCGCCAGAATGATGGTCACGCCGCCGTAGCGCTCGTAGAACGCATGCGCCTGATCGAAGGCCCGCTTGTTGAACCAGCGCGAGTCCTCCCATTGGAAGACCTTGGGCCCGAGATAACGACCGATCGTGTAATTGCACTGGTCACCCAGAATCGCCGCCACCAGCAGCACCGGCACCGCAATCGAGAAATGCATCAGCCCCGCACCGCACATCGCGCCGACGATGAACAGCAGCGAATCACCCGGCAGAAACGGCATGACCACCACGCCCGTTTCCACGAACACGATGATGAACAGCAACGCATAAACCCACGGCCCGTAAGCCACCACAAACGCTTCAAGATGCTTGTCGATGTGCAAGATGAAGTCGATCAAAAAGCTGACGATTTCCAAACCCGTTCCCCGGTGCGAAAGAAGGCTCGGACTGTAGCGCATTGGCTGCAGCCGCTTGCCGATATGGAGAATTCGCCCGTCTTGCCTAGAATGGTCCAGGCAACGACTTCAGCAAAAGGCATGTCGAAGATGGGAGAAAGCACACCAGCGGCGCAGTTGCGGGTCAACGCCCTGCAGTTCGGCTACAAAGCCCCCTTGTTCGGGCACTTCAGCGCCAGCATCACCCAGCCGGGTGTCTATGGTCTGTTTGGGCGCAACGGCACGGGCAAATCCACTTTGCTGAAACTCCTCTCCGGGCTGCTCACGCCGGAAAGCGGTCAGGTCAGCGTGCTCGGCTACACGCCGCGTGACCGCGCCGCAGAGTTTCTGGCGCAGATCTATCTGCTGCCCGAGGAATTCCATCTACCCGATCTGAAGCCTGAAGCGCTGGTGCGCAACCACGGCGTGTTCTATCCGCAGTTCGACGCAGCGCTGTTCCGCACCTATCTTGCCGAGCTGCAGGTGCCGCACGATCACCGCTTCTCGCAGATGAGCCTCGGCCAGAAAAAGAAGGCCACGATCGCCTTCGCGCTCGCCACGCTCACGCCTGTGTTGCTGATGGACGAGCCGACCAACGGCCTCGACATCGAAAGCCGCATGCAGTTCAAGCGACTCATGCAGCGCCCCGAACATGGCGGGCGCACCGTGCTCATCAGCACGCACCAGGCACATGACTTGGAGAGCATCATCCGCCACATCTGGTTCATCGACGACGGCAAGCTGCGGCTGTCGTCAGACATGCAGCGGCTGGCCGAAAAGCTGGCGATGGGCGTTGCCGGTTCGCAAGCCGAACTGCCTGCGCAGGAGTCCCTGCTCTACACCGAAGCGCTCGGCGCGCAGATGGCCTGGGTCGCGAGGCGTGATGCCTTGCCCGGAGACTTTCCGGTCACGCCGCTGCAGCTCGAACTGATCTACAAGGCACTGAGCCTGAATCCGGAAGCGGTGCTCGCAGCAGCCGGGGAGAACATGCCATGACGAACAAGTCCACCGCTTTTCGCTGGTCGCGTTTTTCAGCGCTGGCCCGCGTGGACTTGGCGGAACGCTGGAGAAGCTACGCCGGCTTGCTGGTCATCGCGCTGATCGTGCAGATGCTGCTGCTCGCCTGGATTCTTTTCGTGAATCATTCGCCCAAGCCCATGCAGCCCGAAGCACAACAGGGCTGGTACTACTCCTTTCTGTTCATCTTCGGCGTTGCGTTTTGCTTTCTGTTCCACGCGCCCATGCAGCGGCAGGGATCGAGCCTGCTGGCGCTGATGCGCCCGGCATCGACGCTGGAAAAGTGGTTGCACGCCGCATGCATGCTGGTGGTGCTGTTTCCGCTGGCCTACACCGTGTGCTATCTCATCGCCACCGTGCCGATCAACGCGCTCGCGGCACTCGCCGAATCGACCAGATATCGCGCGGAAATCGCAGCCGCCACCCGCCCCACCCCCTCGGAGCCCATTGGCTTTCATGTGTACCTGCCGCTGCTCTCCAACGCAGATGCTCACGGCGACAAGCCATGGAAACAACTGGTGTACTACTGGTGGTATCTGATCCTCTGCGGATACGCCGCCTTTGCCTTGGTGCTGTTTCGCCGCGCAGCCGCCTTCAAGGCCGTGGCGCTGGTCTTCATCGTGCTGATTCTGTGCGTGATGGTGCTGAGCAAGGGTGGCAACGCGTCGGTTCTCATCCACTGGCTGGACGGAAGACAACGCCCAAGCATGAGCGCCTCCGCCGTGCTCGCCAATCTGCTGCTGTGGCTAGGCGTGCCGCTGCTGGTGTGGTGCTCGGCCTGGCTGGCGCTGCGTGAAAGGGACCTCACATGACGACACGTCTGGCCCCTTGTGTCTTTGGCGCGGCCATATTCTGCGGTTGGCTCGCCGTCTGGATTGCGCAGAGCAACGCACCGGTGCGAAGCGACTCCATCCTCCAATCCATGAGTCCCGCCGAATTGCAGGGCGTAAAGCGCGTGCAATATGACGTGCCAAACAAGTATCGGACGAGATACCGACAACCCACGCTGGTGCTTGCTGGTGGAAATGGCGACCTGCGACTGAGCACCGCGCCGCATGACGAAAGCTCCGTGCCGCTCGAACTGGTTCGCGCGGGCGATACGGTCTTTGTGCGCATCAAAAGCGAATCCCCGCAAGCCACGGCAACCAACACAGAGGACGGCGACAAGGACTCGATCATCTACATCGACGCGCCCGTCACCCTGGCACTCCCGGAATCCATCACCGAACTGAGATGGCCTGAAATGCGGCTGATGATGGCGGCCAAAGCCAACATGCCCGCGCTGACGCTGTACAGCTACGAGGTCCATGTGGGCTCGGACAGCCGCAACAACGGCGTGCTCACCCACTCCGGCGACCCGCAGGTGATCGCCGACCTCCAGAGCGATGCGATTCCCGGCAGGCTGGAGCAGCTCACCATCAAGCACCTGCAACGCGGCCTCTGTCCGGGCGACCGGCCCAACGCCAGCCGATACAGCGACGACGTCGTCTACGAGGGCGGCTTCTTCCCCCGCATCGCGCTGCAGACCCAGGCCGCCAAGGTCAACATCCGCACCATGGAGCCCGACATGCAGTTGACGCTGAACACCCCGTCAGGCTCGTCACTCGAGGTCGGCAATGTCGCCCATCTCAAGCAGATCCATGTGCAGGATCTGGATGCCAGGCAGGATCAGGAGCTGTCGCAAACCCGCGCGATGAAGGCTTTCGCAGATTGCGACAAGGCGAAGGGGCCTTGACGCTCGCCACTAGAATGAAGTGGTGAACGAAGCCAATCCCAACCCCTCCTCTCCTGCCACTCCCGAAGCGCTCCAACGCCGTCCCATCCGCGATCTGCCTGATGAATTGATCAGCCAGATTGCCGCTGGCGAGGTGGTCGAGCGCCCTGCGTCCGCCGTGCGCGAACTGGTCGACAACGCGCTCGATGCAGGCGCCACGCAGATCACCGTGCGCCTGCTGGCCGGCGGCGTGCGGCTGATTGCGGTGGAGGACGATGGCCTTGGCATTCCGCCCGAGGAATTGCCGGTGGCGCTGCGCCGTCACGCGACCAGCAAGATCACGAATCTGCACGATCTGGAATCGGTCAACACCATGGGTTTTCGCGGCGAGGCGCTGGCTGCGATTGCGTCGGTGTCGGAAACTGCCCTGCTCTCGCGCACGCAGGATCAGCCCAACGGCTTTCTGCTGGATGCGCGCAGCGGCGAGTTGCGCCCTGCCGCACGCAGTCGCGGCACGACGGTGGAAGTCAAAGAGCTGTTCTTCTCCACGCCCGCGCGCCGCAAGTTTTTGAAGACCGATGCCACGGAACTCGCGCACTGCGTCGCGGCCGTGCGCCGCCATGCGCTGGCGCGGCCCGATGTGGGCTTTGCGATCTGGCATGAAGGCAAGCTGGTCGAGCAATGGCGCTCGACCATGGACAGCGCCGATCTGCATGACGACGAGAAGCTGCAGCAAGGTCTGGAGCGCCGGTTGAGCGATGTGCTGGGCGCGGACTTCATCGAGGAATCCGTGGCCGTGCAGTTCAAGCTCGGTAACGTGACCGTGACCGGCCGCGCAGGCGTGCCCGATGCGGCGCGTTCGCGTGCCGATCAGCAGTTCTGCTACGTCAATGGGCGTTTTGTGCGCGACAAGGTGCTCACCCACGCGGCCCGCAGCGCCTACGAAGACGTGCTGCACGGCCAGAAGCAGCCGGTCTATGCGCTGTTCATCGAGATTGATCCGCTGCGTGTCGATGTGAACGTGCACCCGACCAAGATCGAAGTGCGCTTTCGCGACAGCCGCGAGGTGCATCAGGCCGTGCGCCATGCCGTGGAAAATGCGCTTGCCGTCCCGCGTGCCCAAGCACTTGCAGCGGCGGCGGAAGCTGCCAATCAACCCGGACAAGCACCTGTGGTTGGCGGCATGGCTCCTGCCAGCACGTCTTCCGGAACCCCATCCGCATGGGCTCCGACGCCCAACTGGAAGGCCCAGTCCACCATGCCTTTCGAAGAGCGCGTGGGCAACAAGGTCGAGGATCTGCAGGCGCTGTGGGGCGCGCCGAAATCAGCGAATGCGTCGGCGAATCCGTTTGCAGCACCTTTGACTCAGGCAACGCCCGCCAGCGCCGAAGCGCAAGCGTCCAACATCAACTGGCAAGCGGCTGCTCCCAGCGCGCCCACAAGCGAATCCGAGGCCTCGCCTTGGCCGCTGGGCCGTGCAGTCGCGCAGATCCATGGCGTGTACATCCTCGCCGAGAGCGCGCAGGGCATGATCATCGTGGACATGCATGCGGCGCACGAGCGCATCGTCTACGAACGGCTCAAGAATCAGGTGATCGACGAATCGGCGCGCATTGCCAGCCAGCCGCTGCTGATTCCCGCGACCTTCGCCGCAACGCCGCACGAGGTCGCCGCAGCCGAATCGAATGCTGACACGCTGGCGTTGCTCGGCATGGAAATCGCGCCGTTCTCGCCGCGCACGCTGGCGGTTCGCGCCGTGCCGACCGCCCTCGCGCAGGGCGATCCGGTGGAACTGGCGCGCAGCGTGCTTGCAGAGCTGTCACAGCATGACGCCAGCACCGTCGTGCAACGCGCCCGCAATGAAATTCTGGCCACCATGGCCTGCCATGGGGCGGTGCGCGCCAACCGCAAGCTCACGCTCGACGAGATGAACGCGCTATTGCGTCAGATGGAGGTGACCGACCGCTCGGACCAATGCAACCACGGTCGGCCCACCTGGCGCCAACTCACGATGAAGGAGCTGGACGGGCTGTTTCTGCGCGGACGCTGAAATTCCCGCTTTGTCTGTTCATTAGTCTGTCTGATCAGCCTCGCCGACCTGCTCGGCAGAGGCATCGGACAAGAAGGCCCATTGCGTGGCACGCTGGTGCGTGAAATCCACCAGCAACCGGGTCGGGTGGTGCACGGCGGCCGCCACATGCTCCATCGCCATCGCTGGACGTTTTCTCGTCAGCACATCGTCATCCGCTGCTGCGGCATTGCCCGCCAGCAGCAAGGTGGCCGCCGCAGCCGTTGCGCTCAATGCGCAAGCTCGGGTCATGGCCTTCATGGTCTGCATCTGATGGCCCCTTTCCATCGTTTTCTCGCTCATCCTGATCCTTCCTCCGCTCACTTCGCTCGTTGCTTTTGTTTGTGTTTGTGCTTGTGCGTCCGCTTCTGCTGTTCGCATCACCGGAATCCACACTTTCCTCGCATGCGATGACAAATGCATGTCGACAGATTTGTCCCGGTCTCATTCATGGACTTGGAACAAACCCGTTCGTTCAATGCCCAGAAACAAGGGTTTACCCTTAATAAATCACGCCGTCTGTGAGGGAATAGCGAAGCACCAAAACAAGGCGACCCACTCACCAAAACCGTGCAAAAACAATCACTTCCTTGATCTTCATGGTGCAAATCCCGAC
This genomic stretch from Diaphorobacter sp. HDW4B harbors:
- a CDS encoding tripartite tricarboxylate transporter substrate binding protein BugE, producing the protein MQRRHLMALALTMAAGTSFADGYPSKPIRLVVPFAPGGTTDIIGRVISDPLGKVLGQPVVVDNKGGGGGLIGATETARAAPDGYSLGVATVSTTAANPAINTKTPYNPITDFTPIINIAATPNIIAVNPNFPAKDYAGFIAEIKKNPGKYSYGSSGTGGIGHMLMELYKSLTGTFITHIPYRGAGPALNDVVAGQVPIMFDNLPSALPFIKAGKLVPIVVSAPQRLKELPNVPTFKEVGLEPVNRLAYYGLLGPKGMPKDIVDKLNEATRKSLEDPAVRKRIEDTGSIIVANTPDQFAQQIKAEFDVYKDVVKKQKLTLD
- a CDS encoding AEC family transporter; its protein translation is MLHAVNYAQLLLPDFSLILLGYLICRYTLLNRSVWQSVELLVYYLLFPTLLFQSILKSPIHIQEASSLIGAAVTLGALAIAMSYCLPWVPVLGKHLDRRDHAAAAQIGFRFNSYIMLALSERIIGAQGQLMMAVVIGICVPLFNIAAVWPMSRGSHRGFVGELVRNPLIVATIAGLACNFMGLSIPKLVEPIFTRIGSASLALGLMAAGAGLQLGELQRNKALTVSILSIRHLIQPIIAFFLARAFRLDQAQTIVLILLSASPTAPSAFVLAARMGYNGPYVAGLVTLSTMLGVLSLPFALSLLQ
- the queG gene encoding tRNA epoxyqueuosine(34) reductase QueG; this encodes MWCSSQLVPQIQLWARELGFSQIGVAGVDLSSSEAGLLRWLESGFHGEMHYMQSHGLKRARPAELVPGTVSVITARMDYLPDSVPEGWQAIEFERLSRPQEGIVSMYARGRDYHKVLRARLQKLSDRIAQEVGPMGHRVFTDSAPVLECELASRSGQGWRGKHTLVLNREAGSMFFLGEIYVDLALEPTEPTTAHCGSCTACMTACPTQAIVGERTVDARRCISYLTIEHAGAIPEALRPLMANRIYGCDDCQLACPWNKFAQRSSLPDFDVRPGLEGNSLVRLFAWDEAEFLRRTEGSPIRRIGHERWLRNIAVAMGNALAMGEDADSRAALQARADHASDIVREHVAWALAQGVAAH
- the tsaE gene encoding tRNA (adenosine(37)-N6)-threonylcarbamoyltransferase complex ATPase subunit type 1 TsaE, yielding MTAAPHHPQIVETSAPPPAEKSPLDASERLQMQWTSEEDTDVFARQLAALPETRNAFITLHGDLGAGKTTFVRHLLRALGVTGRIKSPTYAVVEPHQANGLDIWHFDFYRFNDPRELEDAGFRDIFASPGLKIAEWPEKAGSLTPTADIAIYIEALDDEKRRVTLEARTFSGKTLLKGLNV
- a CDS encoding N-acetylmuramoyl-L-alanine amidase, with translation MNDESPTDKASTSSRRALLKAGTLVLLLGTQQIARGASIVAVRVWPAQDYSRVAIESDTKLVTKHTFVETPPRLAVDIEGIDLNPQLKELVAKVRADDPNIAGIRVGQNSPGVVRMVMDLKHAARPQVFTLSPVAAYKHRLVFDLYPAQERDPLEALIAERLNDPKATVAQAPAPIDKPANAPHDPLGDLIAQRSEKPLQDRPTVAIAPPPAPLPPVTVAPTPAPAPVVVAAAPPPPAPVPAPPPARPPAPAPAPARAPSAPAVARATDRLIIVALDPGHGGEDPGAIGPNGTREKDVVLRIAHLLRDRINSTTIGGNPMRAFLTRDADFFVPLGTRVEKARRVQADLFVSIHADAFTTPAAKGASVFALSERGASSSAARWLANKENESDLIGGMNVTSQDQHVQKALLDMSTTAQINDSLKLGNVLLGEIGGFAKLHKPRVEQAGFAVLKAPDIPSVLVETAFISNPDEEAKLRSSVYQNQLADALMRGITRYFAKNPPLARSRTV
- a CDS encoding glycine zipper 2TM domain-containing protein, translated to MKNIRIITATIVCATTFGLVGCASHPSNRQVGTGVGAVAGGLVGNAVFGGPVGTIGGAAAGALIGNEIGGRHDYDRRGYRR
- a CDS encoding DedA family protein, which encodes MEIVSFLIDFILHIDKHLEAFVVAYGPWVYALLFIIVFVETGVVVMPFLPGDSLLFIVGAMCGAGLMHFSIAVPVLLVAAILGDQCNYTIGRYLGPKVFQWEDSRWFNKRAFDQAHAFYERYGGVTIILARFMPFIRTFAPFVAGVAHMTRAKFTMFNVVGALIWVLGIVSAGYFFGNMEWVKANLEKIIWGLILVPGLIAIFGAWKAGRAEKQREAASSQG
- the mutL gene encoding DNA mismatch repair endonuclease MutL: MNEANPNPSSPATPEALQRRPIRDLPDELISQIAAGEVVERPASAVRELVDNALDAGATQITVRLLAGGVRLIAVEDDGLGIPPEELPVALRRHATSKITNLHDLESVNTMGFRGEALAAIASVSETALLSRTQDQPNGFLLDARSGELRPAARSRGTTVEVKELFFSTPARRKFLKTDATELAHCVAAVRRHALARPDVGFAIWHEGKLVEQWRSTMDSADLHDDEKLQQGLERRLSDVLGADFIEESVAVQFKLGNVTVTGRAGVPDAARSRADQQFCYVNGRFVRDKVLTHAARSAYEDVLHGQKQPVYALFIEIDPLRVDVNVHPTKIEVRFRDSREVHQAVRHAVENALAVPRAQALAAAAEAANQPGQAPVVGGMAPASTSSGTPSAWAPTPNWKAQSTMPFEERVGNKVEDLQALWGAPKSANASANPFAAPLTQATPASAEAQASNINWQAAAPSAPTSESEASPWPLGRAVAQIHGVYILAESAQGMIIVDMHAAHERIVYERLKNQVIDESARIASQPLLIPATFAATPHEVAAAESNADTLALLGMEIAPFSPRTLAVRAVPTALAQGDPVELARSVLAELSQHDASTVVQRARNEILATMACHGAVRANRKLTLDEMNALLRQMEVTDRSDQCNHGRPTWRQLTMKELDGLFLRGR